The Echinicola jeungdonensis genome segment ATCCTATGCTATATGCGGATTTTTTCTAATGTACCCAGGATTTGACGTACCTGGATGGTTTGGTTTCGACGGAGCAGGATGGAGCATGTTCTGGTTTGCACCCGAAAATGCAGATGTATCCGCAGGGTATGCTGGAGCAGGTTACACCTACTGGACAGACTTCCTTTTCCAGGCCATGTTTGCAGCAACTGCTGCTACTATTGTGTCTGGTGCCATTGCTGAACGGGTTAAACTGGGTGCTTACCTCGCCTTTACAGTAATATATGTAGGTATTATTTACCCCTTGATCGGAAGCTGGAAATGGGGCGGCGGTGTCCTTGACGATTGGGGATTCTATGATTTTGCTGGATCCACCTTAGTACACTCTGTAGGTGGTTGGGGTGCCCTTGCAGGAGTAATCCTAGTTGGCCCCCGTATTGGTAAATATGTCAATGGAAAAACTGTGGACAAACCCGGAGCCAGTGTACCTTTAGCAGTAATCGGTGTATTCCTGCTTTGGTTAGGTTGGTTTGGATTTAATGGAGGTTCCGTGCTTTCAGCAGATCCAGCGCTAGTATCCTTTGTACTAGTAACCACATCTTTGGCAGCTAGTGCTGGTGGTCTTGGCGGATTCCTTGCCGGATATATTGCCTTCAAGCGTCTTGACTTGGGTATGGTACTGAACGGCGTACTGGCCGGATTGGTAGGTATCACAGCAGGCGCGGATGTCATCAACCCAGGCCCAGCCCTATTTGTTGGCTTTGTAGCTGGACTTTTGGTGGTTGGATCAGCAGTTTTATTGGATAAATTAAAACTTGATGACGTAGTTGGTGCGGTATCAGTACACCTTACCTGCGGTGTTTGGGGAACTTTAGCCGTAGGAATTTTCTCCACTAACCCTGAGCACTCCTTTTTCACCCAATTGACCGGTGTATTGATCTGTGGAGTTACAGCTTTCGGCGCTGCATTGATCATTTTCTACCTTTTGAAAGTAACTATAGGTATCCGGGTTTCCGAAGAACACGAAAGAACTGGATTGGATTCCCACGAACATGGTATCAGAGGTTACACTATCGTTTACGACGAATAATCGAATTACTACCACAACATTTCAAAATAATTTCCCCCTGCTCAATTCCCCACAACCAAAAATAAGGGATTGGGCAGAGGGAATACCCTAGCTAATATTTATAATCAACCAATAATTTCAAGAGTATGAAAAAGGTTCAACTGCTAATTGTTCTATTAATGATGTCTACTTTCACCTTTGTAAACGCCCAAGAGGAATCAGGGTCGAGAGTGACAATTTCAGGTTCTGTTGATGCTTATTTCAGAGCCAACTTCAATGCACCTAACAAAGGCGATTTTGCACAAGCACCCGCCACTTCTTTTGCTAACAACCCAGGATTTTCTCTGGGCATGGCCAATATTATTGCAGGTTACGAAGGAGAAAAAGTAGGCTTTGTTGCTGACCTGGTATTTGGCCCTAGAGGCGAAGACGCAGTGTTTGCTTCTCCTTATTATTCTGAAGGAAGAGGTAGTTCTCAAATCGTCAATCAATTGTATATGTACTGGAATGTAAGTGACATCGTCACCTTAACATTTGGTAACTTCAACACCTACTTGGGTTACGAGGTTATTTCTCCAGCTGCAAACTTTAACTATTCCACTTCCTACATGTTCTCTTATGGGCCATTCTCCCATACTGGAATAAAAGCCGATTTTGCACTTTCTGACAACTGGTCATTTATGGCTTCAGTAATGAACCCCACTGACCTTACCGAATTCAATCCCTTTGGTACCTATACCTACGGAGCTCAATTGGGTTACACAACCGATGCGGGTGGTACCTGGTTAAACTTCCTCTATGGAGATCAGGACGGAAAACTTGACGAGGATTTTCCTTTATCTGCGGGAGAGATGTCTTCCGGAAACACTTTCCAAGTGGATTTAACAACCGGATTTGACGTTTCTGAATCCGTTTACCTTGGCTTAAACGCCACTTATAACACCACTTCTACGGGTGAAGAATATGATGGGTCATCTATTGTTGACCTTGATGGAGAGGATGCTGGATTTTACGGAGTCGCTGGCTATGTTCAAACTGCTGCTTCCGATAATTTCTCTTTAGGACTTAGAGGAGAATATTTCAGTGTATTCAATGGCGGATTGGAAGGCGTAGTTGGTATTGATGGAGAAGGAGACGGAAATGTTTTTGCTGTAACCCTTTCCGGAAATGCGAAAGTAGCCAAAAACCTAACTCTTATTCCTGAAGTAAGGTTAGACTCAATGTCAGAGGAATTCTTTCTGGACAATGGTTTAGATAACACTAAAAGCTTATCGTCCTTCTTACTAGCAGCCGTATTTGCTTTCTAATTTTTCCACTAACAATCTGAATTTTTCCATAAACCACGGACTTTGAAAAAAGCCGTGGTTTTATTTTTTCCTGTTTTTACGTAAAACACTTAGACAAACCCTATAATTACTTATTTTTTTACGTACTTTTACGTACGGAATAATATTTTAATTTTTCAACATTTATAATATTTTATGTATTTATTTAACTTTTTATATTTTTTTTATATTATTTTTTAGACTTTACTAATAATATATTACAATTAATTAATCTTTTTAATACATAATTTGATTATTTTTTTCTTCTATATTTGCAAGCTAATCACTTAATTCACTAACACTTACAAAAATTATGATCGGATTAACTTTACTGTTAACTGTAAGCTTAAACACGAACGACCCCTTAGACAACATCGAAAAAGAACCTCCCCAGCTAATGGGTCCAAAAGCAAAAAATTATAGTCATAAGAATGACTTTACCCACAAAAAGGCTGTTTGGATAAACCTAAGGGAACCAAGCCTAAAAGGACCTTGCTTTAAAAACCAGAAAAATCACCCCATAAGCCTTAAAAAGGAGGAGGTGAACACTAAGGTTTCATCTGGTAACCGACTTACTGGTCCTGAGGCAAAAAACAGAAAGCCCTGGGACTGATCAAAAATCATCTTACATAGTTGCCATACATATTTTAAAGGGAAGCGGTTTTAATTACTGCCTCCTTTTTTTGTATAATGTGAATTGTTTTAGAATAAATGTTATTGCTTCTTCTCAATTGGGAATATATTTTCTAAATGAAAAATGGAAAAACCTTAAACTCCCACTTTCCCTCAAATTTGTAAAAATTTACAACAGACCATGATTTTTGCCAAAAAACTATTGATTCGATCAAAATTCTTTTGGATTCACCACTTTTTTCTCTGAAAATCAACTTTTTTTCATCATTTTCCATTGGTTCAAAAAACAACCATGAATTTGAACCCTTGCATCAAACCAAATTTTCAAGGGATGGAAATTACTCCTGATCTCTTATTTTTTCCAAGCAAAGAATAAAAACAAGTCTCTTAAAAAACCAATTTTCAAACACATTTACTTTTATAAGCAACATATAATTTTACTTTTTTAAAAAAAACTTTTAATAAAACCTGTTTTTAATGTAACCTTTACCCTCAAAAATTCGATATTTGAAGTGTAATCTCTTAAAGACTAAAACAAAATAATTATGGTAAAAATTGCTGTAATGGTGGCTGCTGGCTTTTTTGGAATGGAAACATTTGAAGCCAAGGGGCAAGAATATCATGAACTAAAAGGACCAAAAGCTAAAAACTATAAACCTTGGAAAGAAAAAGCCAGAAAAAGCACATTGGTTATCAACACAGGAGAACAAACTAAAAATGGTCCCTCTTTCAAAAATGAAAAAGCTTGGGAGAAAAGTGGAGTCAAAAAAGACACTATTAGCACAGACCTTCATTTAGTGTCCAGGCTAAAAGGACCAAAAGCTAAAAATCAAAATCCTTGGCAAGGGGATTAAGATATAAAAATCACATACGTTAATAAAAAAAGGCTATCGTTTGATAGCCTTTTTTTATTAACCACTAAATGTATTATCAATATGCTGATCTTTAGCTTTTACTTTTTCAAATTCCAAAAACTGCTCCCAAAATGGCTCTTCCGGTAAACCTGCACGGAGATATAGTTTTTCTTTTTTAACAGGGTGGACAAAAACCAAATGAAAAGCATGAAGGCTAATACTGGCATCTTCATTGGGTTTACTAAAGCCATATTTAATATCACCACGGATCGGACAGCCCATAGAAGCCAACTGCACGCGGATTTGATGAGGTCTTCCTGTCACAGGCCTTACCTCCACTAGCCAGTGGTCATTGAGTTTACCCATTCTTTTGTAGTTCAGTTCAGCCCTTTTTGCCCCGGGGACTTCCCTATCAAAAGCTTCTGTCACATTTCTTTTCTCATCCTTTACCAACCAATGGTTCAATTTACCCACTGGTTCAGGTGGTCTTTTCTTTACAATGGCCCAATACACCTTATGAATTTCTCTTTTTTTGAAAAGCTTCATCATCCGCTCCAAACTCTTTGAAGTCCGGGCAAAGATCACTAATCCACTAACAGGCCTATCCAAACGGTGAACAGGATGTAAAAACACAGCCCCAGGTTTATTGTATTTTTCAGCTATATACTCTTTACAATAATCTGTAAGCGTTTTATCTCCTGTCTGGTCACCTTGTACCAATATCCCGGCAGTCTTATTGACCACCAGGAGGTGGTTATCTTCATATACTACGGTAAAGGGAGGCTTTTTCATAATCGGCTTTTATTTAAAGAGAACAAGATGAGATTGGGTGAATTTAATGATTCCCGGATCATTCAGGAAGTTTCCCAATGCTTGGACACCTTATCAGTTTTTTGTTAAAATTCTGAGGTAAAATGGAAGTCAATATCCGGATAGTTGTCCTGAACCATTTGCAACCAGGCTTTTGACTCCGCCATAAACACTAATTTCCCCTCCTTGTCTTTGGCAATATGCCGGTTTTTTGACCGGACAAATTCATCCAATTGTTTTTTATCAGTACTACTGATCCAACACGCCTTATACAGGTTTAAGGGGGAAAACTCCACGGTGGCATTGTATTCATTTTTTAATCGGAACTGGATTACCTCAAACTGCAACTGTCCCACAGTCCCCACAACTTTTCTGGAACCTATATCAAAAGTAAATAACTGGGCCACCCCCTCTTCCATCAACTGTTTCAAGCCTTTATCCAACTGTTTGGTCTTCATAGCATCCTTGTTGATCACTTCACGGAATATTTCCGGTGAAAAACTTGGGATGCCTTTAAAATTCAGTTTTTCGCCCTCTGTAATTGAATCTCCGATTTTTAAATTCCCGGTATCATATAAACCTACAATATCGCCTGGAAAAGCCTCGTCAATTATTTCTTTATCCTGCGCCATAAAGGAAGTAACATTGGAAAAACGCAAAGGTTTGGTCCCTCTAACATGTTTATATGGCTTATTTCTTTCAAATTTCCCGGAACAAATCCTTAAAAAGGCGATGCGGTTCCTGTGGTTGGGGTCCATATTGGCATGGATTTTAAAAACAAAGCCACTGAATTTATCTTCCTCAGGATCTACCTCCCTTTCCTCAGTTGTTCTTGCTTTTGGAGCTGGAGCAATATCAATAAAAGTATCCAACATTTCCTTTACCCCGAAATTATTGACCGCTGATCCAAAAAATACGGGAGCAACCTTTCCGGAAAGATAATCCTCTTTATTTAATTCTGGATAAACACCTTCTATAAGCTCAACATCTTCCCTAAGCTGATCTGCATTAGTCCTGCCTACAAGATCCTCCAGTTTTTGTTCCGAAAGATCTTCAATAGCAATATGCTCATCAGATAATTTCCTTTGGGAGGGGGTAAATAAATTAAGGGACTTTTCATAGAGATTGTAAACCCCCTTAAAGGTTTTCCCCATGGATATAGGCCAAGACAAAGGCCTGACCTGAATATTCAGCTTTTCCTCCACCTCATCCAAAAGTTCATAAGGGTCACGACCTTCCCGGTCAAGCTTGTTGATGAAACAAATAACCGGAGTATTCCGCATCCTACAAACCTCCATCAGCTTTTCTGTCTGAACTTCCACCCCCTTCACGCAATCAATAACCATAATTACAGAGTCCACAGCAGTCAGGGTCCTATAGGTATCTTCGGCAAAATCCTGGTGACCAGGGGTATCCAAAAGGTTGATTTTTACATCCCGGTATTCAAACCCCATCACAGAAGTTGCCACAGAAATCCCCCGTTGCTTTTCTATTTCCATCCAATCGGATTTGGCATGGGTGTCGATCTTATTGGATTTCACTGCCCCTGCCGTCTTAATGGCCCCTCCAAAAAGCAATAACTTTTCAGTAAGAGTAGTCTTACCGGCATCGGGGTGGGAGATAATACCGAAGGTTCTTCTTTTTTGTATTTCTTTGCTCAAATTCATGGCTCTGGAGATGCTAAATTCAAGCTGCAAAGGTAGCTTTTTATATCGAAAGTTCTAAGGACTATAAAATCAATCCCCTGACCAGTTGAAGTTCTACCTTGAATTAGAAAGGCAAGTCGAAAATCATTTAGGCAATAAAGACAGGTTCACTTTTAAATTCGGTAGAGGCTTCGGTGGCGCCTCTTAAAATAATCCTAAAGGTAGTTCCTTTGCCCAGTTCGGACTGATAAACAAAAATCCTTCCCCGGTGATATCCTTCAATTATCCTTTTGGCAAGAGTAAGTCCAAGTCCCCAGCCTCTTTGCCGGGTGGTAAAGCCTGGATAGAATACACGTTTAAACATGTTCTTGTCAATCCCTTTGCCGGTATCGGAAATATCCACATGAACAAATTGTTCACTTTCTTTGACGATACTGATAGAAATCTCCCCTTTTCCTTTCATGGCATCCACTGCATTTTTGCAAATATTTTCAACCACCCATTCAAATAGGGATTTGTTCATCATCGCCTCCACTTCTTCTGCATGGGAATTTAACTTAATATCAACTTTACTGGAAATCCTGGGGCGGAGATAATTTACCGCCTCATCCACAACCTGGTACACGTTTTCTTGCTTGATCACCGGAGCACTTCCAATATTGCTAAATCGTTCCGTTACCATTTTCAATTTGGAAACATCTTTATCCAATTCACGGATAACTTCCTTATTTTCTTCCCATACAGGTGAATTCTTCAAATAATCAATCCATGCCATTAAGGAGGCAATCGGAGTCCCCAACTGATGGGCAGTTTCTTTGGTCAACCCAGCCCAAACCCTGTTTTGTTCGGCGATTTTGGATTGGTTAAATACCGCATATGCCAATATTCCAAAAACAATAATGACAGAAAGTTGTACATAGGGGTAAAACTTTAGCCGGGTGAGCAATTCGGAATTGGTATAATAAATGAATTGGTCCTCGTAAAGGGGAATAGGGTCATAATCGGCCTTCATCCGGATGATTTCCTTCCTCAGTTTTTTATCTATTTCCTCTTCGGTCGCATTTCTTTTAAAATTGATATTTCGGTATTCCCCTGTTGGATTCCCGTATGAATCTGCCACTATTACAGGGATATTATGGTTTTCCTGGATAATGCCCTGATAAATAAAAGTAAGGTTATCAGAATTGTTAGCAACATACTCCATGGCATTGGCATACAGGTTAATTTGCTTTTTTTCCCTTTCCTTAAGTTCTGCCACCAAAGTATTGGTATAATAAATGGAGCTTAAACTGATCACCAGCGAGGAAACAAAAATAATCCACTTTACCTTGCTTCTATTTTGATACAAATCCAGCCCTGCCAGATCCTGAAAACGATTCTTCATTACTTATTTAACGTTCCTTTACAGGCAATTCAGCCTGTATAAATAACTATTAATCCCCTGGCTTATTATAGATAAACCCTGGAAATTAATTAAGGTTAAATATTCCCTTTCCCCTGTAAATTGGAACATATTTTAATAATAAACAAGCCATTAATACAGGTCCTGCCCCAATTGTAGATCCATTTGAAACAGGAAAAACTCCCCCATCTTTAAAATAATTTTCAAAGACCCATTTTCAAAATTTATTTCAACTGGTTTGCTTGATCCATTTCCAAAGGGTTTTGTATCCTACCTTGGAACCATGAACCAAAACACCTATTCTGTAAACCTTTCCGGCCACCCAGGTGGTAAATAAAAATCCAAAAATCAAGAGGACCATGGAAATCAATAAGTCAAATACAGGAATACCAAAGCTCGCCCTGCCCACCATAGCAATTGGAGAAGTAAATGGAATCACTGACAACCAAAAACTGATATCGCTCTCCGGATCATCCAAAACAAAGATAAAAAGGGCAAAATAACTAGCTATCAATGGAATGGTCACTGGAAACATAAACTGTTGTGCATCTGCCGGAGAATCTACTGCTGCCCCAATTGCCGCAAAAAATGCCCCATAAAGTAAATATCCCCCTAAAAAGTAGAACAAAAAGGTGAATACCAATTGAATAAAATCAATACCCTGAAGGACCTGCATTATCTTGGCAATATCCCCGGTTGGCTCCATAGGGATATTACCACCAGTGCTTACCATATCCAAGGCTTGTTGCTGGGGCATTTGCATGCCAAAATACCCCATGACCACGGAGGAAACAACACTAATCAATACGATCCAAATCATAAATTGGGTAAGACCTACCGCCCCAATCCCAATGATTTTGCCGAGCATCAACTGAAATGGGCGAATAGAAGACAACAATATTTCTATAATACGGCTAGACTTTTCCTCTATCACCCCTTGCATGATTTGGGTACCATAAACGAAAATAAAAGTGTAAATCAATATACCCGAAAGGAAACCAAGGGCATAATTCACCCCTGCATTGGTCAGTTGTTCCTTTCCTCCTTTGTCCAATGTTACAGCTTGAATATTTACCTGAGTACGGAGTTGGTCAATCAGCTGGGGATCAATTCCTGATTGATATAGCCTAATATCTTCAATTTTTCTCTTGAGCTCCCTTTCAAGGTAGCCAACAAGACCAACATTCGGGTTCTTTGAGGAGTAAAATGTAATCCCTTTTGGAGAATTCATTTCAATATCTGGGATATAAAGAAACCCAAACCTTTCCCCTTCGTGAACCAGTTCTTTGGCTTCTTCAACAGATTTTTGGGAATAGGAAAAAGCATATTGCTCGTTGCTTTCCAAAAAAATGCTTCACTCTCATCCACTACTTCAATAATGCGCAATGCGTTTTCACCACTATCCTCTACCATTGAAATCCATAAAAAAATCCCCAAGATGGTGGGAAAAATCAAAGGGGTGATCAAGGTTACCAACAAAAATGACTTTTTTCTCACGCGGGCTAAATACTCCCTTTTGATCACCAAAAACACCTTATTCATAATTATACTCTTTTACTTTTTGGATAAAAATTTCACCAATGGAGGGGATGACCTCTTCAAATCCCAACACCTCACCATAATCCAAAAGTTGACGCAAAACTTCATTTGTCGATTTCCCGGACAATGAAAGATCAAAACAGGTCACTCCTTCCCTTTCTACTGGAAGGACATTATCAAAAGGCAGGGCATCGGAATATTTTTTTAATTTAACCGCAAACCTATCAGTCCTGGCTTCATTTTTTAATTTTTTTACCGGGCCATCCAAAACTTTCCTAGATTGGTGGATCATGGCAATATGGTCACAAAGGAGCTCAACGGATTCCATCCGATGAGTGGACAGGATAATGGTTACCCCCTGATCCCTCAGTTCAAGGATTTCATTTTTTATCAATTCAGCATTGACTGGATCAAATCCTGAAAAAGGCTCATCCAAAATCAAAATTTTTGGTGAATGGATGACGGTGGCCACAAACTGAACCTTTTGGGCCATTCCTTTGGATAAGTCTTCCACTTTTTTTTCCCTCCATGCAGCCATATCGAGTTTATCCAGCCAAAAAGCAACTTTTTCCTTGGCAAAGCTAGCACTCAACCCTTTCAAACGTGCCAGGTAAAGTAATTGCTCCCCTACTTTCATCCTTTTGTACAAACCTCTTTCCTCTGGCAGATATCCTATATTTTGGATATGCCGAGGAGAAAGAGGCGCCTCATTGATCAATACCTCCCCACTATCTGCCCCAATTATTTGGTTGATGATACGGATCAAAGTAGTTTTTCCGGCCCCGTTTGGCCCCAACAATCCAAAAACAGATCCAGATGGAACTTTTAAATCCAAATCGGTCAGGGCATATTGCTGACCATACTTTTTATTAAGTTTTTCAACTTTTAATATATCCAATGCTGATTGTTCTTAATTTAAACTCCGGTAATAATAACAAAAATCATAGCCTTACACCAACCAGAGAAACATAATTAAATTCATTACCTTTTTCCCTTACATTAATTTTTGAATAACCACTTGCCTAAGAGCTGGACATTAGAATGAAAAGAATCGGTTGGATAAGTGAATTCAATCAAAAAATTGTTTCATCCTTGAAGTCGGTGGTCTTTTTTTAAACAATAAGGTTTTAGGAACTATAAAAAATGCCAATTGAATTATTTTAAAACCAAAGACCCCACAGAAACATCAAACTCAAATGTCAACAAATTTTCGGCATTTTCGCGGTACCCTTTGCTTACATAGGTTTTATTACCTTTTTCTACTAAATGGCCGGGGAGACTGGTACGGCACATGGCTGTGGATTTAA includes the following:
- a CDS encoding porin; its protein translation is MKKVQLLIVLLMMSTFTFVNAQEESGSRVTISGSVDAYFRANFNAPNKGDFAQAPATSFANNPGFSLGMANIIAGYEGEKVGFVADLVFGPRGEDAVFASPYYSEGRGSSQIVNQLYMYWNVSDIVTLTFGNFNTYLGYEVISPAANFNYSTSYMFSYGPFSHTGIKADFALSDNWSFMASVMNPTDLTEFNPFGTYTYGAQLGYTTDAGGTWLNFLYGDQDGKLDEDFPLSAGEMSSGNTFQVDLTTGFDVSESVYLGLNATYNTTSTGEEYDGSSIVDLDGEDAGFYGVAGYVQTAASDNFSLGLRGEYFSVFNGGLEGVVGIDGEGDGNVFAVTLSGNAKVAKNLTLIPEVRLDSMSEEFFLDNGLDNTKSLSSFLLAAVFAF
- a CDS encoding RluA family pseudouridine synthase → MKKPPFTVVYEDNHLLVVNKTAGILVQGDQTGDKTLTDYCKEYIAEKYNKPGAVFLHPVHRLDRPVSGLVIFARTSKSLERMMKLFKKREIHKVYWAIVKKRPPEPVGKLNHWLVKDEKRNVTEAFDREVPGAKRAELNYKRMGKLNDHWLVEVRPVTGRPHQIRVQLASMGCPIRGDIKYGFSKPNEDASISLHAFHLVFVHPVKKEKLYLRAGLPEEPFWEQFLEFEKVKAKDQHIDNTFSG
- a CDS encoding peptide chain release factor 3 is translated as MNLSKEIQKRRTFGIISHPDAGKTTLTEKLLLFGGAIKTAGAVKSNKIDTHAKSDWMEIEKQRGISVATSVMGFEYRDVKINLLDTPGHQDFAEDTYRTLTAVDSVIMVIDCVKGVEVQTEKLMEVCRMRNTPVICFINKLDREGRDPYELLDEVEEKLNIQVRPLSWPISMGKTFKGVYNLYEKSLNLFTPSQRKLSDEHIAIEDLSEQKLEDLVGRTNADQLREDVELIEGVYPELNKEDYLSGKVAPVFFGSAVNNFGVKEMLDTFIDIAPAPKARTTEEREVDPEEDKFSGFVFKIHANMDPNHRNRIAFLRICSGKFERNKPYKHVRGTKPLRFSNVTSFMAQDKEIIDEAFPGDIVGLYDTGNLKIGDSITEGEKLNFKGIPSFSPEIFREVINKDAMKTKQLDKGLKQLMEEGVAQLFTFDIGSRKVVGTVGQLQFEVIQFRLKNEYNATVEFSPLNLYKACWISSTDKKQLDEFVRSKNRHIAKDKEGKLVFMAESKAWLQMVQDNYPDIDFHFTSEF
- a CDS encoding ABC transporter ATP-binding protein; this encodes MDILKVEKLNKKYGQQYALTDLDLKVPSGSVFGLLGPNGAGKTTLIRIINQIIGADSGEVLINEAPLSPRHIQNIGYLPEERGLYKRMKVGEQLLYLARLKGLSASFAKEKVAFWLDKLDMAAWREKKVEDLSKGMAQKVQFVATVIHSPKILILDEPFSGFDPVNAELIKNEILELRDQGVTIILSTHRMESVELLCDHIAMIHQSRKVLDGPVKKLKNEARTDRFAVKLKKYSDALPFDNVLPVEREGVTCFDLSLSGKSTNEVLRQLLDYGEVLGFEEVIPSIGEIFIQKVKEYNYE
- a CDS encoding sensor histidine kinase codes for the protein MKNRFQDLAGLDLYQNRSKVKWIIFVSSLVISLSSIYYTNTLVAELKEREKKQINLYANAMEYVANNSDNLTFIYQGIIQENHNIPVIVADSYGNPTGEYRNINFKRNATEEEIDKKLRKEIIRMKADYDPIPLYEDQFIYYTNSELLTRLKFYPYVQLSVIIVFGILAYAVFNQSKIAEQNRVWAGLTKETAHQLGTPIASLMAWIDYLKNSPVWEENKEVIRELDKDVSKLKMVTERFSNIGSAPVIKQENVYQVVDEAVNYLRPRISSKVDIKLNSHAEEVEAMMNKSLFEWVVENICKNAVDAMKGKGEISISIVKESEQFVHVDISDTGKGIDKNMFKRVFYPGFTTRQRGWGLGLTLAKRIIEGYHRGRIFVYQSELGKGTTFRIILRGATEASTEFKSEPVFIA
- a CDS encoding ammonium transporter — its product is MNWSLHELAKVSTDVLAQGADLSTDITQNLLTTNNVWMMLSTALVFIMHLGFAGVEAGFGQAKNTVNILFKNTVTPIIGIVSYAICGFFLMYPGFDVPGWFGFDGAGWSMFWFAPENADVSAGYAGAGYTYWTDFLFQAMFAATAATIVSGAIAERVKLGAYLAFTVIYVGIIYPLIGSWKWGGGVLDDWGFYDFAGSTLVHSVGGWGALAGVILVGPRIGKYVNGKTVDKPGASVPLAVIGVFLLWLGWFGFNGGSVLSADPALVSFVLVTTSLAASAGGLGGFLAGYIAFKRLDLGMVLNGVLAGLVGITAGADVINPGPALFVGFVAGLLVVGSAVLLDKLKLDDVVGAVSVHLTCGVWGTLAVGIFSTNPEHSFFTQLTGVLICGVTAFGAALIIFYLLKVTIGIRVSEEHERTGLDSHEHGIRGYTIVYDE